The following proteins come from a genomic window of Tepidiforma thermophila:
- a CDS encoding gamma carbonic anhydrase family protein, producing the protein MPIYAVGDKVPRIHPTAFIAPTATVVGDVTIHAGASIWYGAVVRGDTSYVVIERGANVQDGAVVHSRAGNPALVGEEVSIAHGCVVHGATIGARALIANGAIVLDGATVGEGALVAAGAVVAPGTVIPPGMLAVGVPAEVKRPLAGTPAEEWVRTGPERYAMLTALHRAGVRELNRADVPPPAEA; encoded by the coding sequence GTGCCCATCTACGCTGTCGGCGACAAGGTCCCGCGCATCCACCCCACCGCCTTCATCGCCCCGACCGCCACCGTCGTCGGCGATGTCACCATCCACGCCGGCGCCTCCATCTGGTACGGCGCCGTCGTCCGCGGCGATACCTCGTATGTCGTCATCGAACGCGGCGCCAACGTGCAGGACGGCGCCGTCGTCCACAGCCGCGCCGGCAATCCCGCCCTGGTCGGCGAAGAAGTCTCCATCGCCCACGGCTGCGTCGTCCACGGCGCCACTATCGGCGCCCGCGCGCTCATCGCGAACGGCGCCATCGTGCTCGATGGCGCAACCGTCGGCGAAGGCGCCCTCGTTGCCGCCGGCGCGGTCGTTGCGCCCGGCACCGTCATCCCCCCGGGCATGCTCGCTGTCGGCGTCCCCGCCGAGGTGAAACGCCCCCTCGCCGGCACCCCCGCCGAGGAATGGGTCCGCACCGGCCCCGAGCGCTACGCCATGCTTACCGCGCTCCACCGCGCCGGCGTCCGCGAACTCAACCGCGCCGATGTTCCCCCGCCCGCCGAGGCCTGA